Proteins encoded within one genomic window of Bradyrhizobium sp. CB1717:
- the paaX gene encoding phenylacetic acid degradation operon negative regulatory protein PaaX: MAHLLSRIIDQLKREPSRTGSIVITVFGDAIVPRGGSVWLGTLLEFFESLDIDSGVVRTAMSRLAADGWLTREKVGRNSFYRLADKGRQTFEAATRHIYDPPPSGWTGRFELLLIGNGEDRDASREALRNAGFGSPLPGVWVAPSGVPVPDEAAGAIRLEVSAEDDSGRRLLSASWPLERTADAYLKFMKTFEPLRAALARGTDLSEADAFTARILLIHYYRRVVLRDPLLPESLLPADWPGRAARALCGEIYRALLAPSEQWLDGHGTNEKGALPPAWKLLERRFGT, encoded by the coding sequence ATGGCGCATCTGCTCTCCCGCATCATCGACCAGCTCAAGCGCGAACCGTCGCGCACCGGCTCCATCGTCATCACCGTGTTCGGCGATGCCATCGTGCCGCGCGGCGGCTCCGTGTGGCTGGGGACGCTGCTGGAATTTTTCGAGAGCCTGGACATCGATAGCGGTGTCGTTCGCACCGCGATGTCGCGCCTTGCAGCCGACGGCTGGCTGACACGCGAAAAGGTCGGTCGCAACAGTTTTTATCGTCTTGCCGACAAGGGACGCCAGACCTTCGAGGCTGCCACGCGCCACATCTACGATCCGCCGCCATCGGGTTGGACCGGGCGCTTCGAGCTGCTGCTGATCGGCAATGGCGAGGACCGCGACGCCTCGCGCGAAGCGCTGCGCAATGCCGGCTTCGGCAGTCCATTGCCGGGTGTGTGGGTCGCACCGTCAGGCGTGCCGGTGCCGGATGAGGCTGCTGGCGCGATCCGTCTCGAAGTTTCTGCGGAGGACGACAGCGGCCGCCGCCTGCTCAGCGCGAGCTGGCCGCTTGAGCGCACTGCGGACGCCTATCTAAAATTCATGAAGACGTTCGAGCCGCTACGCGCCGCTCTCGCGCGCGGCACGGATCTGTCCGAAGCCGACGCCTTCACCGCGCGCATCCTGCTGATCCACTACTATCGCCGCGTCGTGCTGCGCGATCCGCTGCTGCCCGAAAGCCTGCTGCCAGCGGATTGGCCGGGCAGGGCGGCCCGCGCGCTCTGCGGCGAAATCTATCGCGCGCTGCTTGCGCCGTCCGAGCAATGGCTTGATGGCCATGGAACCAATGAAAAGGGGGCGCTGCCGCCGGCGTGGAAGCTGTTGGAACGGAGATTTGGCACCTGA
- a CDS encoding alpha/beta hydrolase: MTAHQPPQTVRANGIDVCYEIFGNDNAEPLLLIMGLGAQMIHWDDAFCEQLATHGFRVIRFDNRDIGKSSHLTGGKRLTPLELLKLRFLRIPVAATYKLIDMAKDTVGLMDALGIKSAHLVGASMGGMIAQEVTLSFPQRVRSLTSIMSTTGNPRIPPPTREAAAMLMAPPPRSKEEFMVRFGQTWKVLRAGSFPEEEALDPDRAERVFARGLNPAGVGRQLRAVLASGSRKERLHAVTAPTLVIHGTVDPLVHPEGGKDTAASIPNAKLLMIPGMGHALPMRFWPEIIGAIDKHAHGSAVRAA, from the coding sequence GTGACCGCCCATCAGCCGCCCCAGACCGTCCGCGCCAACGGCATCGACGTCTGTTACGAGATCTTCGGGAACGACAACGCCGAGCCGCTGCTGCTCATCATGGGTCTGGGCGCGCAGATGATCCATTGGGACGATGCGTTCTGCGAGCAGCTCGCCACGCACGGCTTCCGCGTGATCCGCTTCGACAATCGCGACATCGGCAAGTCGAGCCATCTCACCGGCGGCAAGCGGCTGACGCCGCTCGAGCTGCTGAAGCTGCGCTTCCTGCGGATTCCCGTGGCCGCGACCTACAAGCTGATCGACATGGCCAAGGACACGGTCGGCCTGATGGATGCGCTCGGAATCAAATCGGCGCATCTGGTCGGGGCATCCATGGGCGGCATGATCGCGCAGGAGGTGACGCTGTCGTTTCCGCAGCGCGTGCGCTCGCTGACCTCGATCATGTCGACCACGGGCAATCCGCGCATACCGCCGCCGACACGTGAGGCCGCGGCGATGCTGATGGCACCGCCGCCACGCAGCAAGGAGGAGTTCATGGTCCGCTTTGGCCAGACCTGGAAAGTGCTGCGCGCCGGGTCGTTTCCGGAAGAGGAAGCGCTCGATCCTGACCGTGCCGAGCGCGTGTTCGCGCGCGGGCTCAATCCGGCCGGCGTCGGCCGCCAGCTCCGCGCCGTGCTTGCCTCCGGCAGCCGCAAGGAGCGGCTGCACGCCGTGACGGCGCCGACGCTCGTCATTCACGGCACCGTCGATCCGCTGGTCCATCCCGAAGGCGGCAAGGACACGGCGGCGTCAATTCCGAACGCAAAGCTGTTGATGATCCCGGGCATGGGCCACGCGCTGCCGATGCGCTTCTGGCCGGAGATCATCGGCGCCATCGACAAGCACGCGCATGGCTCAGCAGTGCGGGCGGCGTAG
- a CDS encoding nuclear transport factor 2 family protein has product MHPIVRPVAMIAASILVLVLGNGAAIAGSAQEEANRTAVLAFYEKGLNQKDADAAIAYIGNRYVQHNPNAADGPDGFRKFIGFLREKFPNSHSEIKRSFVDGDYVILHVHSVREPGTRGRAIVDIFKLENGKIVEHWDVVQEIPENPANGNTMF; this is encoded by the coding sequence ATGCATCCCATCGTCCGCCCCGTCGCCATGATTGCGGCTTCCATTCTCGTGCTGGTTCTCGGAAACGGCGCCGCAATCGCCGGCAGCGCGCAGGAAGAAGCCAATCGCACCGCCGTGCTCGCCTTCTACGAGAAGGGCCTCAACCAGAAGGACGCCGATGCAGCCATCGCCTATATCGGCAACCGCTATGTGCAGCACAATCCAAATGCGGCGGACGGTCCGGACGGCTTCCGGAAGTTCATCGGCTTCCTCCGTGAAAAATTTCCGAACTCGCACAGCGAGATCAAGCGCAGCTTCGTGGACGGCGATTACGTCATCCTGCACGTCCACTCCGTTCGCGAGCCCGGCACCAGGGGCCGCGCGATCGTCGACATCTTCAAGCTGGAGAACGGCAAGATCGTCGAGCACTGGGACGTCGTTCAGGAGATTCCTGAAAATCCGGCGAACGGCAACACGATGTTCTAG
- a CDS encoding phasin: MTTETNTAFEGFKDAFKNIQNLEVPEAAREFVKKTANTAKDRAAEAFAGSERVTAAVENAVTESVAEAGKISRNIQQAIYEDAEAFFSGIDKLASAKSVSEAVEIQSSLLRTRGEVFVSRAKATADYLGKLAANGAKSAQDNFAKVYNKTA, translated from the coding sequence ATGACCACTGAAACCAACACCGCTTTCGAGGGCTTCAAGGACGCTTTCAAGAACATCCAGAACCTGGAAGTTCCCGAGGCCGCCCGCGAATTCGTCAAGAAGACTGCCAACACCGCCAAGGACCGTGCTGCCGAGGCTTTCGCTGGCTCCGAGCGCGTGACCGCCGCCGTCGAGAACGCGGTGACCGAGTCCGTCGCTGAGGCCGGCAAGATCAGCCGCAACATCCAGCAGGCGATCTACGAGGACGCCGAGGCGTTCTTCTCGGGCATCGACAAGCTCGCGTCCGCCAAGTCGGTCAGCGAAGCCGTCGAGATCCAGTCGAGCCTGCTCCGCACCCGTGGCGAAGTGTTCGTCTCGCGCGCCAAGGCGACCGCCGACTATCTCGGCAAGCTCGCCGCCAACGGTGCGAAGTCCGCTCAGGACAACTTCGCCAAGGTCTACAACAAGACCGCCTGA
- a CDS encoding GNAT family N-acetyltransferase, whose amino-acid sequence MSEQRSYPRHVKTDAGDIEIRLMSPADEAAVLAFGKGLPTHDLLFLPRNISEPKVLSAWVKEIERGAITSLLAVRDGKVVGCGTLVRDPHSWSPHVGEIRMVISPEVRGQGVGKALSQETFALALGAGLEKLSVQMTVDQQAAIALFESLGFKAEALLRDHVRDVDGKTHDIVVLGHNIAQVQAQMEAYGLPGAVQH is encoded by the coding sequence ATGAGCGAGCAGCGTTCCTATCCGCGCCACGTCAAGACCGACGCCGGCGATATCGAGATCCGCCTGATGTCGCCGGCCGACGAGGCCGCCGTGCTGGCGTTCGGCAAGGGCCTCCCGACCCACGACCTGTTGTTCCTGCCGCGCAACATCAGCGAGCCCAAGGTGCTGTCGGCCTGGGTCAAGGAGATCGAGCGGGGTGCGATCACGAGCCTGCTCGCGGTCAGGGACGGCAAGGTCGTCGGCTGCGGCACGCTGGTGCGCGATCCTCACTCCTGGTCGCCCCATGTCGGCGAGATCCGGATGGTGATCTCGCCCGAGGTCCGCGGCCAGGGGGTGGGCAAGGCGCTGTCGCAGGAGACCTTTGCCCTCGCGCTCGGGGCTGGCCTGGAAAAGCTCTCGGTTCAGATGACCGTGGACCAGCAGGCGGCGATTGCCCTGTTCGAGAGTCTCGGCTTCAAGGCCGAAGCGCTGCTGCGGGATCATGTCCGGGACGTCGACGGCAAGACCCACGACATCGTCGTGCTCGGCCACAACATCGCGCAGGTCCAGGCCCAGATGGAGGCCTATGGGCTGCCAGGCGCGGTCCAGCACTGA
- a CDS encoding spermidine synthase, whose protein sequence is MIPWEKIDTAKIPGSDEELRLMRRGKEFSIKLGTNELMNSRLSGSEAALATLAAKQIEKIAKPVILIGGLGMGFTLRAALAVLGAKAKIVVSELVPSVVAWARGPMAEVFGDSLDDARVSIREIDVGEIIRAQRSAFDAILLDVDNGPEGLTRKGNDALYNASGLAAAKAALRPGGVLAVWSSGPNPAFTRRLRTAGFDVNEVNVRATGRGGGARHVIWMARKS, encoded by the coding sequence ATGATTCCCTGGGAAAAGATCGACACCGCCAAAATCCCCGGCTCCGACGAAGAGCTCCGCCTGATGCGGCGGGGCAAGGAGTTCTCGATCAAGCTCGGCACCAACGAGCTGATGAACAGCCGGTTGTCGGGCTCGGAAGCGGCGCTGGCGACGCTCGCGGCAAAGCAGATCGAGAAGATCGCAAAACCCGTCATCCTCATCGGCGGCCTCGGCATGGGCTTTACGCTGCGCGCGGCGCTGGCCGTGCTCGGAGCCAAGGCGAAGATCGTGGTCTCCGAGTTGGTCCCGTCGGTCGTCGCCTGGGCGCGAGGGCCGATGGCCGAGGTCTTCGGCGACAGCCTCGATGATGCCAGGGTCAGCATCCGCGAAATCGATGTCGGCGAAATCATCCGGGCACAGCGGTCGGCGTTCGACGCCATTCTGCTTGACGTCGACAACGGGCCGGAGGGGCTGACCCGGAAGGGCAATGATGCGCTCTATAATGCGAGCGGGTTGGCGGCCGCGAAGGCGGCGCTGCGACCGGGAGGCGTGCTCGCTGTCTGGTCGTCAGGACCGAACCCGGCATTCACCAGGCGCCTTCGGACCGCCGGCTTCGATGTGAACGAAGTCAACGTCCGGGCCACCGGAAGGGGCGGCGGCGCGCGCCATGTGATCTGGATGGCAAGGAAGAGCTAG
- a CDS encoding alpha/beta hydrolase: protein MTATAQTLRPPSRTLMFLEGRAIHEFGAFLGALPLLSLAPRGDGHPVLVLPGLVASDASTRALRSFLTSKGYAVSGWRQGRNYGLRPGVQHAMVDLVQELSDTHGRKISLVGWSLGGLYARQLAKMMPERVRQVITLGSPFAGDHRSTNAWRVYEWASGRKADEVDPRFGGELAVPPPVPTTAIFSRTDGVCAWQGCMEKSGAQTESIEIESSHCGMGHHPAAVYAVADRLAQKEGQWRPFDRSGWRSLAYPDPHR, encoded by the coding sequence ATGACCGCTACTGCCCAGACGCTGCGTCCGCCGTCCCGTACTTTGATGTTTCTGGAAGGGCGCGCGATCCACGAGTTCGGCGCGTTCCTCGGCGCACTGCCGCTGCTGAGCCTCGCGCCGCGCGGCGACGGGCATCCGGTGCTGGTGCTGCCGGGCCTCGTGGCGTCCGACGCCTCCACACGCGCGCTGCGCTCGTTCCTGACCAGCAAGGGTTATGCGGTGAGCGGCTGGCGCCAGGGCCGCAATTACGGCCTGCGCCCGGGCGTGCAGCACGCGATGGTGGATCTGGTTCAGGAGCTTAGCGACACCCACGGCCGCAAGATCAGCCTGGTCGGCTGGAGCCTCGGCGGCCTCTACGCGCGCCAGCTCGCCAAGATGATGCCCGAGCGTGTGCGCCAGGTCATCACGCTCGGCAGCCCGTTCGCGGGCGATCACCGTTCGACCAATGCCTGGCGGGTTTATGAATGGGCGAGCGGCCGCAAGGCCGATGAGGTCGATCCACGCTTCGGCGGCGAGCTTGCCGTCCCGCCGCCGGTGCCAACCACCGCCATCTTCAGCCGCACCGACGGCGTCTGCGCCTGGCAGGGCTGCATGGAGAAGTCGGGCGCGCAGACCGAGAGCATCGAGATCGAGAGCAGCCATTGCGGCATGGGCCATCATCCCGCCGCGGTCTACGCAGTCGCCGATCGCCTTGCGCAGAAGGAAGGCCAGTGGCGCCCCTTCGACCGCAGCGGCTGGCGCAGCCTGGCCTATCCCGATCCACACAGGTGA
- a CDS encoding cytochrome P450: MSSSKNRLDPIPQPPTKPVVGNMLSLDSAAPVQHLTRLAKELGPIFWLDMMGSPIVVVSGHDLVDELSDEKRFDKTVRGALRRVRAVGGDGLFTADTREPNWSKAHNILLQPFGNRAMQSYHPSMVDIAEQLVQKWERLNADDEIDVVHDMTALTLDTIGLCGFDYRFNSFYRRDYHPFVESLVRSLETIMMTRGLPFEQLWMQKRRKTLAEDVAFMNRMVDEIIAERRKSAEGIDDKKDMLAAMMTGVDRSTGEQLDDVNIRYQINTFLIAGHETTSGLLSYTLYALLKHPDLLKKAYDEVDRVFGPDVNAKPTYQQVTQLTYITQILKEALRLWPPAPAYGISPLQDETIGGGKYKLRKGTFVTILVTALHRDPSVWGPNPDAFDPENFSREAEAKRPINAWKPFGNGQRACIGRGFAMHEAALALGMILQRFKLIDHQRYQMHLKETLTMKPEGFKIKVRPRADRERGAYGGPVAAAATPKTQRQPTTRPGHNTPMLVLYGSNLGTAEELATRMADLAEINGFAVHLGPLDDYVGKLPQEGGVLIICASYNGAPPDNATQFVKWLGDDLPKEAFAGVRYAVFGCGNSDWAATYQSVPRFIDEQLSKHGARAVYPRGEGDARSDLDGQFQKWFPAAAQVATKEFGIDWNFTRTAEDDPLYAIEPVAVTAVNTIVAQGGAVAMKVLVNDELQNKSGPTPSERSTRHIEVQLPANVGYRVGDHLSVVPRNDPTLVDSVARRFGFLPADQIRLQVAEGRRAQLPVGEAVSVGRLLSEFVELQQVATRKQIQIMADHTRCPVTKPKLLGFVGEEPETLERYRTEILSRRKSVFDLLLEYPACELPFHAYLEMLSLLAPRYYSISSSPSVDPARCSVTVGVVAGPAASGRGVYKGICSNYLANRRAGDTIYATVRETKAGFRLPDDPSVPIIMIGPGTGLAPFRGFLQERAARKAKGTTLGPAMLFFGCRHPDQDFLYADELKALAGAGIAELFTAFSRADGPKTYVQHVLAAQKDRLWPLIERGAIIYVCGDGGKMEPDVKAALVAIHGEKSGSDATASARWIEEMGTKNRYVLDVWAGG; this comes from the coding sequence ATGTCGTCATCCAAGAACCGACTGGACCCGATCCCGCAGCCGCCGACCAAGCCGGTGGTCGGCAATATGCTGTCGCTGGATTCGGCGGCGCCCGTGCAGCACCTGACGCGGCTCGCCAAGGAGCTCGGTCCGATCTTCTGGCTCGACATGATGGGCTCGCCGATCGTCGTCGTCTCCGGCCACGATCTCGTCGACGAGCTCTCCGACGAGAAGCGTTTCGACAAGACGGTGCGCGGCGCGCTCAGGCGCGTGCGTGCGGTCGGTGGCGACGGCCTGTTCACCGCGGATACCCGGGAGCCGAACTGGAGCAAGGCGCACAACATCCTGCTGCAGCCGTTCGGCAACCGCGCCATGCAGTCCTATCACCCGAGTATGGTCGATATCGCCGAGCAGCTCGTTCAGAAATGGGAGCGGCTCAACGCCGACGACGAGATTGACGTCGTCCATGACATGACGGCGTTGACGCTGGATACGATCGGCCTGTGCGGCTTCGACTATCGCTTCAACTCGTTCTACCGGCGCGACTACCATCCCTTCGTCGAATCGCTGGTGCGTTCGCTCGAAACCATCATGATGACGCGCGGCCTGCCGTTCGAGCAGCTTTGGATGCAGAAGCGCCGCAAGACGCTCGCCGAAGACGTCGCCTTCATGAACAGGATGGTGGACGAGATCATTGCCGAGCGCCGCAAGAGCGCGGAGGGGATCGACGACAAGAAGGACATGCTCGCCGCGATGATGACCGGCGTTGACCGTTCAACCGGCGAGCAGCTCGACGACGTCAACATCCGCTACCAGATCAACACGTTCCTGATCGCGGGCCACGAGACCACCAGCGGCCTGTTGTCCTACACGCTGTATGCACTGCTCAAGCACCCGGACCTTCTCAAGAAGGCCTATGACGAGGTCGACCGCGTCTTCGGCCCCGACGTCAATGCGAAGCCGACCTACCAGCAGGTGACGCAGCTCACCTACATCACGCAGATCCTCAAAGAAGCGCTGCGGTTGTGGCCGCCCGCGCCGGCCTATGGCATCTCGCCGCTGCAGGACGAGACCATCGGCGGCGGCAAGTACAAGCTCAGGAAGGGCACATTCGTCACCATCCTGGTGACGGCGCTGCATCGTGACCCCAGTGTTTGGGGTCCCAACCCCGACGCCTTCGATCCCGAGAATTTCAGCCGCGAGGCGGAAGCAAAACGGCCGATCAATGCCTGGAAGCCGTTCGGCAACGGCCAGCGCGCCTGCATCGGCCGGGGCTTTGCCATGCACGAGGCCGCGCTTGCGCTCGGCATGATCCTGCAGCGCTTCAAGCTGATCGATCACCAGCGCTACCAGATGCACCTGAAGGAAACGCTGACGATGAAGCCGGAGGGCTTCAAGATCAAGGTGCGTCCGCGCGCCGATCGCGAGCGCGGCGCCTACGGCGGTCCTGTCGCGGCGGCTGCGACGCCGAAGACGCAGCGTCAGCCCACCACGCGGCCCGGCCACAACACGCCGATGCTGGTGCTCTACGGCTCCAATCTCGGCACCGCGGAGGAACTCGCAACGCGCATGGCGGACCTCGCGGAGATCAACGGCTTTGCCGTGCATCTCGGGCCGCTCGACGACTATGTCGGCAAGCTACCGCAGGAGGGTGGCGTGCTGATCATCTGCGCCTCCTATAACGGCGCGCCGCCGGACAATGCGACGCAGTTCGTCAAATGGCTTGGCGACGACCTGCCGAAGGAGGCCTTTGCCGGCGTGCGCTACGCCGTGTTCGGCTGTGGCAACAGCGATTGGGCGGCGACCTATCAATCGGTGCCGCGCTTCATCGACGAGCAATTGTCGAAGCATGGCGCCCGCGCGGTCTATCCGCGCGGCGAGGGCGACGCGCGCAGCGATCTCGACGGCCAGTTCCAGAAATGGTTCCCGGCGGCGGCCCAGGTCGCCACCAAGGAATTCGGCATCGACTGGAATTTCACCCGCACGGCGGAGGACGATCCGCTCTATGCGATCGAGCCGGTCGCGGTCACTGCCGTTAACACCATCGTCGCCCAGGGCGGCGCGGTGGCGATGAAGGTGCTCGTCAACGACGAGCTCCAGAACAAGAGCGGCCCCACTCCCTCGGAGCGTTCGACGCGTCATATCGAGGTGCAATTGCCGGCCAATGTCGGCTACCGGGTGGGCGACCATTTGAGCGTCGTCCCGCGCAACGATCCGACGCTTGTGGACTCAGTCGCTCGGCGCTTCGGCTTCCTGCCGGCCGACCAGATCAGGCTTCAGGTCGCAGAAGGCCGCCGTGCGCAATTGCCGGTCGGCGAGGCGGTGTCGGTTGGCCGCCTGCTCAGCGAGTTCGTCGAACTGCAGCAGGTCGCGACCCGCAAGCAGATCCAGATCATGGCCGATCACACCCGCTGCCCGGTCACCAAGCCGAAGCTGCTGGGTTTCGTCGGCGAGGAGCCTGAAACGCTCGAACGGTACCGCACCGAGATTTTGTCCAGGCGCAAATCCGTGTTCGACCTGCTGCTGGAATATCCGGCCTGCGAATTGCCGTTCCACGCTTATCTGGAAATGCTCTCGCTGCTGGCGCCGCGCTATTACTCGATATCGTCCTCGCCGTCGGTCGACCCGGCGCGATGTAGCGTCACGGTCGGCGTGGTCGCAGGGCCGGCCGCGTCCGGCCGCGGTGTCTACAAAGGCATCTGCTCGAACTATCTCGCCAATCGCCGCGCGGGCGATACCATCTACGCCACCGTGCGCGAGACCAAGGCGGGCTTCCGGCTCCCGGATGATCCATCGGTGCCGATCATCATGATCGGTCCCGGCACGGGACTTGCGCCGTTCCGCGGCTTCCTCCAGGAGCGCGCGGCGCGCAAGGCGAAGGGGACCACGCTCGGTCCGGCCATGCTGTTCTTCGGCTGCCGCCATCCCGATCAGGATTTTCTCTACGCGGACGAGCTGAAAGCACTGGCGGGCGCCGGCATTGCCGAGCTCTTCACGGCGTTCTCGCGCGCGGACGGACCGAAGACCTATGTGCAGCACGTGCTCGCCGCGCAGAAGGACCGGCTGTGGCCGCTGATCGAGCGGGGCGCGATCATCTATGTCTGCGGCGATGGTGGAAAAATGGAGCCCGACGTGAAGGCCGCGCTCGTCGCGATCCATGGCGAGAAGAGTGGCAGCGATGCCACTGCCAGCGCGCGCTGGATCGAGGAGATGGGGACGAAGAACCGCTATGTGCTCGACGTCTGGGCCGGCGGGTGA
- a CDS encoding DUF445 domain-containing protein — MNAPATFSFDTPGDAERAAELRRVKALATLVLASTFLLFIVAKWLLPVHPVFGFIAAFAEAATIGGLADWYAVVALFKRPLGLPIPHTAIIQSNQARIADKLGEFIQVHFLEAGPVEAKLNEIDFGSFVADWLRDRKRSDDLARFALRLLPEAVSATESSGLMTFIIRRMSSQLQAIDLAPLAAGTLRGFVAEGRHQILFDDLLRVMHETLNQKETMAMIREKVRAELPTLLNLYRADKFLVNKIVASATAFFNEVRSDPKHPFRGEFDRMVLNFVDRLGTDQAYIDRIDGLKRDLLARPELADLARTVWANTRAFIERSASGETQVLQHHLAGMFVSAGEALAGDAELRGEINKGLVTVLRSFVADQKSGVSTFISDQVKAWNMTQLISLIEINIGRDLQYIRFNGSLIGGLAGLALYSVESLLRWL; from the coding sequence ATGAACGCACCCGCCACCTTCTCATTCGACACCCCCGGCGATGCCGAACGTGCGGCCGAGCTGCGCCGCGTGAAAGCGCTGGCGACGCTGGTGCTGGCCTCGACGTTTCTGCTCTTCATCGTCGCGAAATGGCTGCTGCCCGTGCATCCCGTGTTCGGCTTCATTGCAGCCTTCGCGGAAGCCGCGACCATCGGCGGGCTCGCCGACTGGTATGCGGTGGTCGCGCTGTTCAAGCGTCCGCTCGGCCTGCCGATCCCGCACACCGCGATCATCCAGAGCAACCAGGCCCGCATCGCCGACAAGCTCGGCGAGTTCATCCAGGTGCATTTCCTCGAGGCCGGTCCCGTCGAGGCCAAGCTGAATGAGATCGATTTCGGCTCGTTCGTTGCTGACTGGCTGCGCGACCGCAAGCGCAGCGATGACCTTGCGCGCTTCGCGCTGCGTCTGTTGCCGGAGGCGGTGTCCGCGACGGAAAGCTCCGGCCTGATGACCTTCATCATCCGCCGCATGTCCTCGCAGCTCCAGGCGATCGACCTCGCCCCGCTCGCGGCCGGCACGCTGCGCGGCTTCGTTGCGGAGGGGCGGCACCAGATCCTGTTCGACGATCTCCTGCGCGTGATGCACGAGACGCTGAACCAGAAAGAGACGATGGCGATGATCCGCGAGAAGGTGCGCGCGGAGTTGCCGACCCTGCTCAATCTCTATCGCGCCGACAAGTTTCTGGTGAACAAGATCGTCGCCTCCGCCACCGCTTTCTTCAACGAGGTGCGCAGCGATCCCAAGCATCCGTTCCGCGGCGAGTTCGACCGCATGGTGCTGAACTTCGTCGACCGGCTCGGCACCGATCAGGCTTATATCGACCGCATCGACGGCTTGAAACGCGACCTGCTGGCGCGGCCGGAGCTTGCCGATCTCGCCCGCACCGTCTGGGCCAACACGCGCGCCTTCATCGAGCGCAGCGCGAGCGGCGAGACGCAGGTGCTGCAGCATCATCTCGCCGGCATGTTCGTCTCGGCGGGCGAGGCGCTCGCCGGCGATGCCGAACTGCGGGGCGAGATCAACAAGGGCCTGGTGACCGTGCTGCGCAGCTTCGTCGCCGATCAGAAGAGCGGCGTCTCCACCTTCATCTCCGACCAGGTCAAGGCGTGGAATATGACGCAGCTGATTTCGCTGATCGAAATCAACATCGGGCGCGACCTGCAATACATCCGCTTCAACGGGTCGTTGATCGGCGGGCTCGCCGGGCTCGCGCTCTACTCCGTAGAATCCCTGCTCCGCTGGTTGTGA
- a CDS encoding alpha/beta fold hydrolase yields the protein MNAPAALDFASIPERIQSEVQRAIQRSIKGVEYFSTSGPSLGSTPKDVLHSRGTMSLYHYRPMSDEIYRVPVLIVMATTNRGYILDLVPGQSFIEFLLKRGYDVYMLDWSAPRPEEKSLRMEDYVLDFIPDCVRRVQQDSGEKDVSVIGYCFGGVLSLLYGSIHKDGPMKNLICFTTPIDFREMKLFSNFSDRRYFDVDHLVDSVGNVPPEMILSSFEMLRPASRTVSQIQLWENIWNDEFVKSYRMFDRWATDTLPLAGEYFRTITKDLMWDNKLFNDTMSVGGRVAKLEDIKVPILHAVAEHDHIVPYDAAKHLIAKIGSADKEEVMLKGGHVSLVAGANAVKRLWPKLDSWLGKRST from the coding sequence ATGAACGCGCCGGCGGCACTTGATTTCGCGTCCATCCCGGAGCGCATCCAGTCCGAAGTGCAGCGCGCGATCCAGCGCAGCATCAAGGGCGTCGAATATTTCTCGACCTCGGGCCCTTCGCTCGGCTCGACGCCGAAGGACGTGCTGCATTCGCGCGGCACCATGAGCCTCTACCACTATCGTCCGATGTCGGACGAGATCTACCGTGTGCCGGTGCTGATCGTGATGGCGACCACCAACCGCGGCTACATCCTCGACCTCGTGCCCGGCCAGAGCTTCATCGAGTTCCTGCTGAAGCGCGGCTACGATGTCTACATGCTCGACTGGAGCGCGCCGCGGCCGGAGGAGAAGAGCCTGCGGATGGAGGACTATGTCCTCGACTTCATCCCGGATTGCGTCCGCCGCGTGCAGCAGGATTCGGGCGAGAAGGACGTCTCCGTCATCGGCTATTGCTTCGGCGGCGTGCTGTCGCTGCTCTACGGCTCGATCCACAAGGACGGGCCGATGAAGAACCTGATCTGCTTCACCACGCCGATCGATTTCCGCGAGATGAAGCTGTTCTCGAATTTCTCCGACCGCCGCTATTTCGACGTCGACCACCTCGTCGACAGCGTCGGCAACGTGCCGCCGGAGATGATCCTGTCCTCGTTCGAGATGCTGCGGCCGGCCTCGCGCACGGTGAGCCAGATCCAGCTCTGGGAAAACATCTGGAACGACGAGTTCGTGAAGTCGTACCGGATGTTCGACCGCTGGGCGACCGACACGCTGCCGCTGGCGGGCGAATATTTCCGCACCATCACCAAGGACCTGATGTGGGACAACAAGCTGTTCAACGACACCATGTCGGTCGGCGGCCGGGTGGCGAAGCTCGAAGACATCAAGGTGCCGATCCTGCATGCGGTCGCCGAGCACGACCACATCGTGCCCTATGACGCCGCCAAGCACCTGATCGCGAAGATCGGCTCGGCGGACAAGGAAGAGGTGATGCTGAAGGGCGGTCACGTCTCGCTGGTCGCCGGCGCCAACGCGGTGAAGCGGCTGTGGCCGAAACTGGATTCCTGGCTGGGGAAGAGATCGACATGA